The Rubritalea squalenifaciens DSM 18772 DNA segment CTTCACCAACGTGGATAGCGATGGCGTCCCTCAGTTCCCATACAACGTAGCCCAGCAGTACTACGGCAATCCAGACAATGGCGGCTCTATCAACTCCATCCCAACAAACGACGGAGACAACGTGGTGACCTTCCAGGGTGGTATCAATAAGCAAGAGACCATCTCAGAGATGGAAATTAGCGATGGCACTGTACTTGTCTGGAGTGGAGTGGAAGGCGGTACTTATCTGGCTGAAGTCTCCACAGACATGAGCAACTGGACTCCTCACGACTCTGACCCTAGTGTTAGCAAAGACAAAGTCACCCTGGTAGACAGTCCAGCAGTAATGGAGGATCAGAAGTTCTTCCGAATCACCCGCCTCACAGATCCGACCTATGATGACACTCCATTTGGAGACGGTAGTGGTGGAGGCGGTGGCGGTAGCGGCAGCACGGTGGATTTCGCCTTCACCTTTGGCACGACCCCACCTCTTCCACAAGAGCAGGAGATCAACTCAGCTACCGTTGGAGGCGTAACCGCAACCATCGTAAGTTACGATTCAGGCACTGGCAACGTCACCCTGAGCTTCGATCCTTCATCGCTCTCCGGTCCATCATCGGCCCAGCTTCAGTTCGTCGCCTCGGGCGGCCCACAGGCTGGCAATACGGTTACTTTGACGTCAACAAACACCTACTCCCCTTAATGGGTGAATAGGTTCATGGTTAGACCCCGGTCAGACATCGCTCTGGCCGGGGTTTTTCATAAGCAGGATCTCAAGTCACTCAGACAGGGATAGCTTCTCTCTCATGATACGAGAGATTAATCCTATCTTAATGTGCCTTGTTGTATAGAGAGGTCAAAGCATCATTCATGCCCTCACTCCACACCGTTCAAAGTAGACCTCCAGTAAGGCCAACCCATCTCTATCATCCTATGAAAGCGTCTCTGTGCCTCATGATTCTGTGCATGATCAGCCTCTTACAAGCAGGCCAGCTGCGCATTGACATGGTCCACAATCACGAGGATCAGTCGCTGAGACTGCACTCGCTCAGGTATAAGCAGAAGGAAGTTTATTCCGTTACCCGGCTGAGCTATCTGCTGAGTAATTTCTCCATTCAGAGAGATACAGGAGAATGGGTCGAACTGAAGAACCAGTATGCCTACATCGATGAAGGGAAACGCCGCACACGCTTCTTTCTTAAGGATGTCCCGGAAGGCTCCTACAAGAGCATCCGCTTTGCCCTGGGCGTACCAAAAGCAACTAATCACGCAGACCCTGCCCAGTATTCTGCCGACCACCCATTGAACCCTAACCTCAACCAGCTCCACTGGAACTGGTCTGGCGGATACATCTTCCTGGCGCTTGAGGGTCGTTACCGAGCTGAAGATCAATCCCTGCAAGGCTTCGTCTACCATCTTGCCAATGACAACAACTTCAGCACGATCCAGCTACCCGGCCAATTCGTGCTCAAGCAAAACACGGGGCTCATCCTCGGTATGGATATCGCCAAGCTCCTTGGCCAACCGCGAGCTCTGTCCTTCATCAAAGACGGCTCCTCCACCCACTCTCATGCAGGTGACCCCATTGCCAGCTCACTTATAGCCAACCTCCAGAGCAGCTTCAGTCTTCTGAGTGTCACCTACCCCAAAGATGAAATGCCAACCCAGGCAGTCACCCCGCTTTACCTGCCGGAGAAATATACCCCTTACCGCTTTGCCATGAGCAGACGTTTCCCACGGCCAGCACTGCCACGGGACAACCCCTTGTTAGAAGAGCGTGTTGCGCTGGGCAAAAAACTGTTCCATGACACCCGCCTCTCACGCACGAATGCCATTTCCTGCGCCTCTTGCCACCACCAAGAGCGAGCCTTTACCGATGGAGTCCCCCTCTCACTGGGGGTGGAACAAAGGAAGGGAAAACGTAATTCCATGCCACTCTTCAACCTCGCCTGGAAATCCTCTTTCTTCTGGGATGGAAGAGCCGACTCCCTGCGCATGCAGGCCCTCATGCCGATCCAAGACCATCTGGAAATGGATGAATCTCTGGAAAATATCGTCGCAAAGTTAGGTCAGGATGCCTCCTATCAGGAAGCATTCCAGCAGGCCTTCAGCGGGGAGGAAATCAACTCGGAAAAAATCAGTCTCGCCCTGGAATGCTTTCTACTCACCCTCACCAGCTATGATAGCAAATTTGACCGAGCTATGGCGGGCAAGGAACAGCTCACTGAGCAAGAACAACGCGGCATGAAGCTATTCTTCACCGAGTACGAGCCGCGTAGTGGCCAATATGGTGCTGATTGCTTTCACTGCCATGGCGGAGCCAATTTCTCCGATCACCAGTTCCATAACAACGGACTCAAGCCGACTGCTGACCTCGGACGCTATGCCATCACGCAGCTGGACCGCGACAAGAACAGCTTCTCCACACCCAGCTTGCGCAATGTCGCTCTCACAGCCCCCTACATGCACGACGGGCGTTTCTCGACCTTGGAAGAGGTCATTGATCACTACAGCGGCCCCATGCACCGCAGTGAAAATCTGGACCCCAACCTTGCAAAACATCCCGGCGAAGGCCTGCAGCTGAGTGACGAAGACAAAGCCGCTCTAGTGGCCTTTTTGAAAACACTCAGCGACCCGAAGTACACCACACCTCGATAGCCTGTTAAAAATCATCCATCCAAGGGGTAGCGACACACTTCCTCATAGCGCACCGCCCCCTCCGAGAACAGGCTCCTCATCAAGCTGAAGAATCTAACTGGGAAACTCTCCTTCACAGCCCCGCTATTACTCCGAATGTAAGCCTCAATATCCCCACGCTTCACATTGCGCAGGCGGGCCAGAGTAACATGGGCCTTGTAGGGCCAGTGATCCTTATCAAATCCCACTTGGAACAATGCCTCATCGATTGCGACCTTCAGATCGACCAAACTCTCATCCACCTGCTCAGCACCTAACCACAGCACACTGAGCGCCCCTCTCTTGCTAAACACCCCCAGCTTGTTTAACCCCAGCTTCAGCTCCCTAGCTCGCACACTTTGCAACGCATCGCTGAGCCTAGCTCGCTTGTTATGATCACAGTCTCCGAGGAAGCGCAGAGTCAGGTGCAGATTCTTCGCTGGGACCCAGCGACATCCAGATATCTCTTCTCTCAAACGCGAGAGATCATGCCTTATCGATTCAGGCAGCTGAATGGCCAGAAACAAACGCTCTCTATCACCTCCCATAGAGGCTATCGTAGCACAAATGGGCTCTCTGACTGATGATTATTTCAGTGGCAAGCGCATTCTGAAGGTAGTCCCCGCACCAAATTCGCTCTCAGCCTCTAGGCGGCCTTGGTGAGCCTGGACAATCGCCTGACTGATTGCCAAGCCTAGGCCAGTACTTCCCTGCTTGGAGTTTCTGGATTTGTCCACGCGGTAGAAGCG contains these protein-coding regions:
- a CDS encoding MbnP family protein, whose translation is MKASLCLMILCMISLLQAGQLRIDMVHNHEDQSLRLHSLRYKQKEVYSVTRLSYLLSNFSIQRDTGEWVELKNQYAYIDEGKRRTRFFLKDVPEGSYKSIRFALGVPKATNHADPAQYSADHPLNPNLNQLHWNWSGGYIFLALEGRYRAEDQSLQGFVYHLANDNNFSTIQLPGQFVLKQNTGLILGMDIAKLLGQPRALSFIKDGSSTHSHAGDPIASSLIANLQSSFSLLSVTYPKDEMPTQAVTPLYLPEKYTPYRFAMSRRFPRPALPRDNPLLEERVALGKKLFHDTRLSRTNAISCASCHHQERAFTDGVPLSLGVEQRKGKRNSMPLFNLAWKSSFFWDGRADSLRMQALMPIQDHLEMDESLENIVAKLGQDASYQEAFQQAFSGEEINSEKISLALECFLLTLTSYDSKFDRAMAGKEQLTEQEQRGMKLFFTEYEPRSGQYGADCFHCHGGANFSDHQFHNNGLKPTADLGRYAITQLDRDKNSFSTPSLRNVALTAPYMHDGRFSTLEEVIDHYSGPMHRSENLDPNLAKHPGEGLQLSDEDKAALVAFLKTLSDPKYTTPR
- the thpR gene encoding RNA 2',3'-cyclic phosphodiesterase, with product MGGDRERLFLAIQLPESIRHDLSRLREEISGCRWVPAKNLHLTLRFLGDCDHNKRARLSDALQSVRARELKLGLNKLGVFSKRGALSVLWLGAEQVDESLVDLKVAIDEALFQVGFDKDHWPYKAHVTLARLRNVKRGDIEAYIRSNSGAVKESFPVRFFSLMRSLFSEGAVRYEEVCRYPLDG